The Lacrimispora xylanolytica genome has a segment encoding these proteins:
- a CDS encoding LytR/AlgR family response regulator transcription factor, which produces MLEIGVCDDDRLLLWEMEKYLLELGEETGVKLEVDTYADGEEIVRAVMKGKRFDIIFMDIEMQHLSGMCAAKRIREMDRTVQLVFVTSHESYMKEAFLAAPIGFLLKPLSKTEFTDTFHHILRMIGTEDQFYRFRYDRSDYKVLLKEVIYFESKGRMTEIVWEGGRYRLYKNLETIEEELRSQKMRFVRIHKSYLVNYWRISRFSADFVELMDGICLPISRSRRKEVEVNLYDAMEWCHV; this is translated from the coding sequence ATGTTAGAAATTGGAGTCTGCGATGATGACCGTCTGCTGCTGTGGGAAATGGAGAAATATCTGCTGGAATTAGGGGAGGAGACCGGGGTGAAATTGGAGGTCGATACTTATGCAGACGGGGAAGAGATTGTAAGAGCAGTGATGAAAGGAAAGCGTTTTGATATTATTTTCATGGATATCGAGATGCAGCATTTAAGCGGCATGTGTGCAGCAAAAAGAATCAGGGAGATGGACCGTACCGTGCAGCTTGTTTTTGTAACGTCTCATGAAAGCTATATGAAGGAAGCATTTCTCGCTGCTCCCATTGGCTTTCTTTTAAAACCGCTAAGTAAGACAGAATTTACGGATACGTTTCATCATATTTTAAGGATGATCGGGACGGAGGATCAGTTTTATCGTTTCCGCTATGACCGGTCTGATTATAAGGTGCTTTTAAAAGAGGTCATTTACTTTGAAAGCAAAGGGAGAATGACAGAGATTGTCTGGGAAGGAGGCCGTTACAGGCTCTATAAAAACCTGGAGACCATTGAAGAGGAATTAAGAAGTCAGAAGATGCGCTTTGTGCGTATCCATAAGTCTTATTTGGTTAACTACTGGCGAATTTCCAGATTTTCTGCGGATTTTGTGGAATTAATGGATGGAATCTGTCTTCCTATCAGCAGAAGCCGCAGAAAAGAGGTGGAAGTCAATTTATATGATGCAATGGAATGGTGCCATGTATGA
- a CDS encoding vWA domain-containing protein, whose translation MKRLKRVLFVLFCFVFLSGSQRVIAKEIRSEQNGLDVIFVMDYSGSMNANDPDHTASGMVKAFIDTVHSADIRIGFVAYNDRIVSSAAPVSVKTQEERDALKAQMDSAGYSGNTDIGLGLNYAYGLSGQETGRKRMIVLISDGESDLKGSKTGRSLEISNADLKNTVDACQSQGIPIYTVAFGKYDGSKEVLKEIAKQTNAGNYTVEQPETLIDVLYGIFHSNMAYRIQEITNGIYGAGSQSIRVKLDDAYLDEMDVLMISPQQILDTTVIYGDQQIKPVNLVHYSVAKLSDVKSEIKELNIQTNTSKDQGLKVYLISYRDLVPVLEIETDMTRNKPLPFRIYFKDKGGSVITDEAFYKNFTPKIEIYADGQSANGRTPLNTEIKNGVIAGEVKLGSSGTYYIDSRLDDVMESCVFDTVRVQVVNTPPAGELPDKLSLNPLSKEKKLRLDDFFHDSDGDALTYSMEESTKNAAAVTLDKGVLTVKPLKSGRESLVIKVADGESAISYRYSFEVIPLWKAYWWAFALGILLLGAIIWRIFHKPRPELEVITEKKAQNRFQGKMDAYFVGQPEEEEEIPPLTFPMYKIKDNRVSIGDLMKEFPEASESLGLDRIFLIADEERRMILYHSSDSVIMLGSSIVCKKIQYSVSFGDIISITAPEGDYDLEIHYISMIQ comes from the coding sequence ATGAAGAGATTAAAAAGGGTTCTGTTTGTACTATTTTGCTTTGTTTTTCTCTCGGGTTCACAAAGGGTCATAGCAAAGGAAATCCGGAGTGAGCAAAATGGTCTGGATGTCATATTTGTTATGGATTACAGCGGTTCCATGAATGCCAATGATCCGGATCATACGGCAAGTGGAATGGTAAAGGCATTTATTGATACGGTTCACAGTGCAGATATCCGGATCGGCTTTGTTGCATACAATGACAGAATCGTATCTTCGGCAGCACCGGTTTCTGTTAAGACCCAGGAGGAACGTGACGCCCTAAAGGCACAGATGGATTCTGCCGGATATTCCGGAAACACAGATATCGGTCTGGGGTTAAATTACGCTTATGGTCTTTCCGGTCAGGAAACAGGACGTAAGCGCATGATCGTCCTTATTTCAGACGGCGAGTCTGATTTAAAAGGCTCCAAAACAGGAAGATCCTTAGAAATCTCAAACGCAGATCTTAAGAATACGGTAGATGCCTGCCAGTCTCAGGGAATTCCCATTTACACCGTAGCATTTGGGAAATACGACGGAAGCAAGGAAGTATTAAAGGAAATTGCGAAGCAGACCAATGCAGGTAATTATACGGTGGAACAGCCGGAGACCTTAATTGACGTCTTGTACGGAATATTTCACTCCAACATGGCTTACCGGATTCAGGAGATAACCAATGGCATCTACGGAGCGGGCAGCCAGAGCATAAGGGTAAAGCTTGACGATGCCTATCTGGATGAGATGGATGTACTGATGATTTCTCCCCAGCAGATTCTTGATACTACAGTGATTTACGGGGACCAGCAGATAAAGCCGGTAAACCTGGTTCATTACTCGGTAGCGAAGCTGTCGGATGTGAAAAGTGAGATCAAGGAATTAAACATACAGACAAACACGTCTAAAGATCAGGGTTTAAAGGTTTATTTGATCAGCTATCGGGATCTGGTTCCGGTTCTGGAGATTGAGACCGATATGACAAGAAATAAGCCCCTTCCATTCCGGATTTATTTTAAAGATAAAGGCGGCAGTGTCATTACCGATGAAGCATTTTATAAAAACTTTACTCCCAAAATTGAGATTTATGCCGATGGTCAGTCTGCCAATGGCCGGACACCTTTAAATACAGAAATTAAGAACGGTGTGATAGCCGGCGAAGTAAAGCTTGGCAGTTCCGGAACGTATTACATAGACAGCCGTTTGGATGATGTGATGGAGTCCTGTGTGTTCGATACCGTAAGGGTACAGGTGGTCAATACACCTCCTGCCGGTGAGCTTCCGGACAAGCTTTCGTTAAATCCTTTAAGCAAAGAGAAAAAGCTAAGGCTTGATGATTTTTTTCATGATTCCGATGGGGATGCACTTACCTATTCCATGGAAGAAAGCACAAAGAATGCGGCAGCCGTGACTCTTGATAAAGGCGTTCTTACGGTAAAGCCTTTAAAGTCAGGAAGGGAAAGCCTTGTAATCAAAGTGGCTGACGGAGAATCTGCCATTTCCTACCGTTACAGCTTTGAAGTAATTCCTCTTTGGAAGGCATATTGGTGGGCGTTTGCACTGGGCATTTTGTTGCTTGGGGCGATAATATGGAGAATTTTCCATAAGCCAAGACCAGAGCTTGAGGTAATCACAGAAAAGAAAGCCCAAAACCGCTTTCAGGGAAAGATGGATGCCTACTTTGTCGGGCAGCCGGAGGAGGAAGAGGAGATTCCGCCTCTCACATTCCCTATGTACAAAATCAAGGATAACCGTGTGAGCATTGGAGACTTAATGAAGGAATTCCCTGAAGCCTCTGAATCACTGGGGCTTGACCGGATCTTTCTGATTGCAGATGAAGAACGTCGGATGATCCTTTATCATTCTTCGGATTCTGTCATTATGCTGGGAAGCTCTATTGTATGCAAAAAGATTCAGTACAGCGTAAGCTTTGGAGACATTATTTCTATTACTGCTCCGGAAGGAGATTACGACTTGGAGATCCACTATATCTCCATGATCCAGTAG
- a CDS encoding sensor histidine kinase, with product MNEGMRMTASVLFSLFSVWIMKLYLDTFLTKRSGFRKAAGWLLFFLWQMYGRLYLAGDSPIYYLFGSFAVIGLVGIVGYTSAIWNQVTFSALFAALWELMDMFFLLGTRLFLGGEADGTVTAMWLSKLCLFSLILGIRRYMKAKGSISNLPAQGLSFLLPFTALMTVYFAFYMIAEHSVFQGGNMLFWLLLGTSGMILLNLLVYPAYLLRVEEARIKKNECMYIKQLELFKKQKQLEAQETIELQTKRHDMKQKLIYIHELAQKEEMDRLMAVLDEMIGETSKKEHLDEWTGNLVVDSLVNHLYRVTQAKKIKLDTRIKVPQELNIEDTDLCILLGNAFDNAVEALEYVEEEKRDMRVDMKYERGCLLLCVRNKFADELKMDEEGRLKTRKTEGVHGLGIRSMKKVTERYHGVLMTEGEDDLFTLKAILYEPKKA from the coding sequence ATGAACGAGGGGATGAGAATGACTGCCAGCGTATTATTTTCGCTTTTTAGTGTATGGATCATGAAGCTGTATTTAGATACGTTCCTTACAAAAAGAAGCGGATTTAGAAAGGCAGCAGGATGGCTGCTTTTCTTTTTATGGCAGATGTATGGAAGGCTTTATCTGGCCGGAGATTCACCGATTTATTACCTGTTTGGTTCCTTTGCTGTTATTGGTCTGGTCGGAATCGTTGGCTATACTTCAGCCATCTGGAACCAGGTGACCTTTTCTGCGCTTTTTGCAGCGCTGTGGGAGCTTATGGACATGTTTTTTCTGCTGGGAACAAGGCTGTTTCTGGGAGGAGAGGCTGATGGGACAGTGACCGCTATGTGGCTGTCAAAGCTGTGCCTGTTTTCTTTGATTCTGGGAATTCGAAGGTATATGAAGGCGAAAGGAAGTATAAGCAATCTGCCTGCTCAGGGACTCTCCTTTCTTCTTCCCTTTACTGCTTTGATGACTGTATATTTTGCATTTTATATGATAGCCGAGCATTCTGTGTTCCAGGGTGGTAACATGCTCTTTTGGCTTCTTTTAGGCACATCTGGCATGATACTGCTGAATCTTTTGGTGTATCCTGCTTATCTTCTTCGGGTAGAGGAAGCACGGATCAAGAAAAATGAGTGCATGTATATCAAACAACTGGAACTATTTAAAAAACAAAAACAACTGGAAGCCCAGGAAACCATAGAGCTACAGACAAAGCGTCATGATATGAAGCAGAAGCTGATATACATACACGAATTAGCCCAAAAAGAAGAGATGGACAGGCTGATGGCAGTCCTGGATGAGATGATTGGAGAAACATCTAAAAAGGAGCATTTAGACGAGTGGACAGGAAATCTGGTGGTGGATTCTCTGGTTAATCATCTATACCGGGTAACCCAGGCGAAGAAAATCAAGCTGGATACCAGAATCAAGGTTCCGCAGGAGCTGAACATTGAGGATACAGATCTTTGCATCCTTCTTGGTAATGCCTTTGACAATGCAGTGGAAGCCCTGGAATATGTGGAAGAAGAGAAACGGGATATGCGGGTGGATATGAAATATGAGAGAGGCTGCCTGCTTTTGTGCGTTAGAAACAAGTTTGCAGATGAGCTTAAAATGGACGAAGAGGGAAGGCTTAAGACCAGGAAAACAGAAGGAGTCCATGGTCTTGGAATCCGGTCCATGAAAAAGGTGACAGAACGGTATCACGGTGTCCTGATGACTGAAGGTGAGGATGATCTGTTTACTTTGAAGGCGATTTTATACGAACCTAAGAAAGCATAA